Genomic window (Methanobrevibacter sp.):
TATTCTAATATATGTTCTAAACCTACTTTGTAAATCATTTCAATGTGAAGGTCTGTAAGTGAGTATCTTGCCATTTTACCTTCTTTTTGATATTTGACTATGTTGTTTGCACGCAATATCCTGAGTTGATTTGAAACTGTTGTCTGGTTTAAATCTAGTGCTTCGCAGATATCGCATACGCATAAGTCTTCTACTGAAAGCAGGGAAATAATTTTTAATCTTGTGGGATTACCGAATATTTTGAAGAATTCAGACAGCTCAGCGTATTCTTCCTGTGATGGCATGCGTCCTTTGACACGTTCTACCGCATCTTCATGAGGATTGCATACTTCACACATATCTTCATTAGTATTTTCAAGATTATTTTTTTCCATATTCATCACATATATTATATATTTACATATTATGATATGTTTATGTATTTAAAGGTTTTCATATCATGATATTATGATATGTTAATTTAAAAAAATAAAGTAATTGACTATGCCAAACCCATGTCAATTACATCTTCTCCCAAATATTTGACATTTTTAACAAGTATCACATCCCGAGGATACTCAGTATCCCCCAGTGAATGAGTTTCCAAAACATCACATTCAATATGCTCAATTATAGTCACATCTGTAACGTATTGGGAAGGAATTTTGCCTGCTTCATCAGCATCCATTATCACAAATGTTCCATTTCCACTGAAAACTTCTTTATCACCAAGTGATTTCATCCAGTTCAAAGTATCATTGTCATAACCTTCATAATATGAGGCAGTTTCAATATCCTCAATGACATCACTTAACTCAATCGGCCCTTCAGAATACACATCTAAAGTTGCAGAGGAAATATTGTTGTTGATTGGAGTTTCTTGAATATTATATACCATAACCAATGCCAAAACAGCTACAAGAACCATCACTATTGCAATAACACTTTTTCTAGCCATAAAAACACCTCTTAATGAATTATTTCATCAGTGATTTTAGCTGCTGATTCAACCATTTTTGGACAGAAATCCTTAAACAGATTATTGTCCTTTGCATACTTGACTCCTTCAGGAGTGTTTATATCACAATTCAGCAAATCACGACAGATGAAAGACTCATTTTCATTTTTAAACTCATTCAAAAATTTATCACAAACCTCATCACATTTAGCCTTACTGTCACCATATTTCAGGTCCAAAGCCATGAGCGCACCAGTACATTCTCCGCAAACTTCACCTTTTCGCATCCCACTTCCAAAACAGGCCCCAATTTTTAAAGCATGATTTTTAGAAAGTCCAAATTCTTCTGAAAATGCTGCAAAAACAGCCTGCGAACACATGTAACCCTCATTAAATAGTTGAACTGATTCCTCAATTGAATTCATGATTAATTATTTTATTAATCTCATTAATTAATTTATTTAAATGAAAAATATTATAACATTTAAAAAAAAACGATGAATTCAGTAAAAACCAATATATTGAGTATTTCCAATCCAATCCTTGAAAAATGCAGTGCAAAAATAGAAAATAATCTAACTTTCCTTTAAATTCGTTATTTTACTAAAACAACTGACAGAAATTTTTAATCTATCGCCACAAAACAGAATCAGAAGAGAAATTATCTTAAAAAATGAGATTGATTTAGACATATTTTTCTCTAAATTTTGTTTAACATGCTCACAGCATTTACAAATAAATTGCAATATTGATATGAACTTATTTTTATTAAATTCAAGCAAATATTGCTTTAAACTTGTTAAAAGTTTATATACTTTCAAAATAAAGAATAATATGTGCTAGTACAAGTTTAATTTAGATTTCATGAAATCTCAATAAAATAAATTTTGAGGTTAAATGTATGATTTTAAGACCAACTGTACATCACCCCAATGATGTGACAATTAAATACCTGATTGATGTGATGCCCGAAAAGCTACATCATCGATTAGGATTACCTGGAAAATTTGTCAAGAATTTTCCCCCTAATATAATCAAAAGAGACGGTAGCGAACGTGAAATGGATTGGTTAATGCTGGTTGAACCGGATAATGTGACATTATTTGAAAAAATATTAATCAATGTAGAGTTTCAATCCTCACTTGTGGATGAAGATAAAATAGAAGTTTTTGCAGACTACAAAGACTATGCAAAAACTTACTATGGACTGCCGGTTCTTACAGTAGTTGTTATAACCAACGGATATGAAAATTCCAAAAAAGAATACATAAGAGTTACTTCAGATATTTTCAAACCATTCTATATCCACATGGACGAAACTGAAGTTATCGAAAGATTAAATAACATCAAAAATAATATAGATAACTTAAGTGATGATGAAGCAATTGATATGGTATTGCTTCCCATGTTTGCTTCAAAAAAACAAGCCTGTCATGTAACTGAAGAATTAGTGAAGTTATTTAGAAAAAACAAGTCCATAATAGGAATATTTAGAAATGACATTGCTTTTGCATTATCTATAATGGTAAAAAAATATTTTGATTTAACAGATAAGGGAAAGGAGTTGCTAAAAATGATGGAACGGGAAGTAATTAATAACAGATTAAGAGAAGTAATTGATTTCGAAATCGATTACGAAAGAAAAGCTTTAAGAAAAGAACTAAAAGAAAAAGACGAAGAACTAACTAAAAAAAATAATGAACTATCTAAAAAAGATAGTGAATTAACTAAAAAAAATAATGAAAATAAAAAGTTAAAAGCCATACTTAATCAACACAATATTGATTTTTAGTTAATTTACCTACATTCCTAACTGAAATATTTAGAAATGATATTGCATTTGCATTATCAATAATGGTAAAAAAAATATTTTGATTTAACAGATAAGGGAAAGGAGTTGCTAAAAATGATGGAACGGGAAGTAATTAATAACAGCTTAAGAGAAGTAATTGATTTCGAAATCGATTACGAAAGAAAAGCTTTAAGAAAAGAACTAAAAGAAAAAGACGAAGAACTAACTAAAAAAAATAATGAAAATAAAAAGTTAAAAGCCATACTTAATCAACACAATATTGATTTTTAGTTAAATCAACTCTATTAAATTTATTTAAAAGAACATAACCCATACTATTGGACAAGTTTTATTCTATACAACATAATAATTATGCAATTGGACATATCCAATTTAATAGAACATGTTCCATTTAATGAAACATAAGGTAAATAATTATTTGATTGGACAGGTTCGATTCAATAGAACACATTTTCATGAAAAAATTTTCAAAATAATCTGAAAACAGATTTACATAAACCAAGTAAAAAAAGTTATTGAGTGCAAAAAAACACAAAAGCACACTTCCAAAACATTTAAATAGAATTATCACTCAACATCCTTCAATGCTTCAACCATATTCAAATCATTAATCTTATCTGAAAACATTAAATTAACACCGATCGATATTGCAAAGGTTATAACAGCCACCAATAACAGATTGCCCCAAGTCAATGTCGCAACATAATAAAGAGAATCACCTGCAGCATTCATCATAAGAGTCATGAAATAAAAGCCCAATGGAATTCCCAAAAGATATCCAATTGCTGTAAAAATCACATTTTGTGTCAGCAATAGCTTTCTTAAGACATTTGTCTTAAAGCCCAGAACCTTAAGGGTTGCGATTTCCCTTTCCATTTCTGTAAATGACAATATGCCCAGATTATATAAAACCAGAATGGCCAATGCTCCAGCTACGAATGTGACCACGTAAACCATCATCATCACTGCTGTTGTCATCTGATCCCAGCTTTCCTTCATATCATCAATGCTTGTAACGGACTTAATGGAATCATAATTCTCACCGAACTTGTCCTTTGTTACAATATTGGTTGGAGTGAAGTTCAATCCCTCATCTTCAATAGTGTCCGGAGACATTATCAATCCCTGTGATATCGGTTCTGCATGAATCTGACCTATTTTAGATGTCACCCATTCATCACTTCCAACAATATGCCATCTGATCTTATCTCCAATGCCCAGATTGAATCTTTCGGCAAGTTTAGTGGAAATTGAAACATCCCCCTCATCAATATCGATAGGATTTCTGCTGCTGTCAGTGTATGATATCAAATCAGTATCGTTTGAAACCAGAAGCGATGCCGTATCCTCCATATCATTTGCCTTAAGCTCAATGGACTGCTGCATGATGAAACTTCCGTCAGTGTAATTCATAATGTAATATAGTTCCAATGGATTAGCTTCACTTGAAAGCAATAATTTTGATTCATAATGTGTTATATCATCATATTCCCATGATTTCAGCTCATCCATACTGTCATTCATTCCGAATGCCGCAATCAATAATGCAACACAACCCATAACACCCACTATTGCCATTAAAGCTCTGAACTTATTTCTTCTTGCATCTCTCCAGTTCCAACGAATATTGAAGCTTAAACGATTCCAGATTCTTGATTTTTCAATTAATGATTTTGAAGATGCACTAGGTGCTTTAGGCCTTAAGGTATTGGCCGGATTTTCCTTTGAGATTCTTCTGCATGATAAATATGTTACAACAACAGAGGAGAGAACCATCAGTGCGGCAATGTATATGAAGCTCATGTCAAAGCCCGGATGCCAGCTTGGCATACTGTAGTTTGTAGCCATTGTAGGATAAAACATCTGAGGAATTATCATT
Coding sequences:
- a CDS encoding helix-turn-helix transcriptional regulator yields the protein MEKNNLENTNEDMCEVCNPHEDAVERVKGRMPSQEEYAELSEFFKIFGNPTRLKIISLLSVEDLCVCDICEALDLNQTTVSNQLRILRANNIVKYQKEGKMARYSLTDLHIEMIYKVGLEHILE
- a CDS encoding C-GCAxxG-C-C family protein; translated protein: MNSIEESVQLFNEGYMCSQAVFAAFSEEFGLSKNHALKIGACFGSGMRKGEVCGECTGALMALDLKYGDSKAKCDEVCDKFLNEFKNENESFICRDLLNCDINTPEGVKYAKDNNLFKDFCPKMVESAAKITDEIIH
- a CDS encoding ABC transporter permease; this translates as MSLSKKMLRDIKINKTQFIAIFLMAFLGIFAYTGIYAEYYGLVQTSDEYYADTNMADGWIYNTDFDDTSVEKISEFTTQTDRQLVVQSRADLENSPDITLHFVEKGVLSKFYTTEGEDFNPSDSSGVWLDARFADERDLEVGDNITFEFDDIEFTKEIRGIGYSPEYIYELSPSSLTPDFSQMGFAYLSYKAYPEDLKYDTMLVKYDTSDDDFTDKLDDAIEYLSFTKKQDQISVSKFSDEMAQHKMIGDVFPIVFILVTFLTLLTTMTRIVTHQRTQIGILKAVGFKDKTIILHYLSYAFWPVLAGAILGVIMGPMIIPQMFYPTMATNYSMPSWHPGFDMSFIYIAALMVLSSVVVTYLSCRRISKENPANTLRPKAPSASSKSLIEKSRIWNRLSFNIRWNWRDARRNKFRALMAIVGVMGCVALLIAAFGMNDSMDELKSWEYDDITHYESKLLLSSEANPLELYYIMNYTDGSFIMQQSIELKANDMEDTASLLVSNDTDLISYTDSSRNPIDIDEGDVSISTKLAERFNLGIGDKIRWHIVGSDEWVTSKIGQIHAEPISQGLIMSPDTIEDEGLNFTPTNIVTKDKFGENYDSIKSVTSIDDMKESWDQMTTAVMMMVYVVTFVAGALAILVLYNLGILSFTEMEREIATLKVLGFKTNVLRKLLLTQNVIFTAIGYLLGIPLGFYFMTLMMNAAGDSLYYVATLTWGNLLLVAVITFAISIGVNLMFSDKINDLNMVEALKDVE